A stretch of Clostridium formicaceticum DNA encodes these proteins:
- a CDS encoding HD family phosphohydrolase, producing MKIFYDWIDKLSKNFFGRCLKTKKLQYILLATIFFFSVFSFLVFSLKPEKFDLSLSQKAPADIYSPKDIEDRWTTQKLKEEASESVELIYYFDTGVHIEVKKDIENFFQLVYEVRDNEDLDQEEKKRTLEEENHLNLSKENLQTALTASLDKLNYLETYIYEIIAQNMNIGIKVENLQVEKGNIKEYILGLQDFNEALKELAITVVHATIRPNMFFDIDATERLRREAVEGVERIMIKKGDIILKEGDIVTYDRLELLRELSILTDDSRVDIMLYLGIAFIVLVLEVLMIAYMYVFNKEILEKTDKLFMILIIILGSLLITTGVAGISIYLIPVAAAAMLVAILLEARLALLVNICLATLVSIITGHDILFMIMAILGGTAGVFSVINTQQRGNIFLSGIIVSFVNILTIIGIGFISSNDVTKVLTYGFYGVLNGLFCSILTVGTLPLWESLFKVITPLKLVELFNPNQPLLKKLLIEAPGTYHHSIIVGNLSESAADAVGGNPLLARVGAFYHDIGKIKRPYFFKENQLTSENPHDKLTPSLSSLIITGHVKDGIDLAKKHKLPVEVRDFIEQHHGDTLVAYFYHKAKTGENGESIDEQSFRYGGPKPQTKEIAIVMLADSVEAAVRSMSSPSKDKIENLIHKIIQDKLEDGQLEESNLTLKELDIIKKTFVKVILGIFHERIEYPDTDIKELKGRKTYGAGN from the coding sequence ATGAAAATTTTTTATGATTGGATAGACAAGCTATCAAAAAACTTTTTTGGAAGATGTTTGAAAACAAAAAAGTTACAATATATACTTCTTGCTACCATTTTTTTCTTCAGCGTTTTTTCATTTCTAGTTTTCAGTTTAAAACCAGAAAAGTTTGATCTGTCCTTGAGCCAAAAGGCACCAGCAGATATTTACTCACCTAAAGACATAGAAGATCGGTGGACAACCCAAAAACTGAAGGAAGAGGCATCAGAGTCAGTAGAGTTGATTTATTACTTTGATACAGGGGTCCATATTGAGGTAAAAAAGGACATTGAAAACTTCTTTCAATTAGTTTATGAGGTGAGGGACAATGAGGATTTAGATCAAGAGGAGAAGAAAAGAACTTTAGAAGAAGAAAATCATTTGAATTTAAGCAAGGAAAACCTTCAAACCGCTTTGACGGCTTCCTTAGATAAGCTCAACTACCTTGAAACCTATATTTACGAAATTATTGCACAAAATATGAACATAGGCATCAAGGTAGAAAATCTACAGGTTGAAAAAGGCAATATAAAGGAGTATATACTAGGTTTACAGGATTTTAATGAAGCATTAAAGGAATTAGCAATTACGGTGGTTCATGCTACGATTCGCCCCAATATGTTTTTTGATATAGATGCTACTGAAAGACTTCGTCGGGAAGCCGTAGAAGGCGTTGAAAGAATTATGATAAAAAAAGGTGATATTATCTTAAAAGAAGGAGATATTGTTACCTATGACCGCTTAGAACTATTAAGAGAGTTGTCTATCTTAACAGATGATAGTCGCGTAGATATCATGCTATATCTAGGGATAGCCTTTATTGTATTGGTACTAGAAGTTTTAATGATTGCCTATATGTATGTATTCAATAAAGAAATTCTTGAAAAAACGGATAAACTTTTCATGATTTTAATCATTATTTTAGGAAGTCTTTTGATTACAACAGGCGTTGCGGGTATTTCGATTTACTTGATACCAGTGGCAGCGGCGGCTATGCTGGTGGCGATTCTTCTTGAGGCGAGACTGGCCCTTCTGGTAAATATATGCTTAGCTACTTTAGTAAGTATTATAACTGGTCATGATATCCTCTTTATGATTATGGCTATTCTGGGGGGGACAGCAGGGGTTTTTAGTGTTATTAATACACAGCAGAGGGGAAATATATTCCTATCAGGAATTATCGTGAGTTTTGTCAATATCCTTACGATTATAGGCATTGGTTTTATTAGTAGCAATGACGTTACAAAGGTGCTGACCTATGGATTTTATGGAGTCCTAAATGGATTGTTTTGTTCTATACTAACAGTAGGCACTTTACCACTATGGGAGTCTCTCTTTAAAGTAATCACTCCCCTAAAGCTGGTGGAACTTTTTAATCCTAATCAACCATTATTGAAAAAACTTTTAATAGAGGCGCCAGGAACTTATCATCATAGTATTATCGTGGGTAACTTAAGTGAATCAGCGGCGGATGCAGTAGGGGGAAATCCCCTATTAGCAAGGGTAGGTGCCTTTTATCATGATATTGGTAAAATAAAAAGGCCTTATTTCTTTAAAGAAAATCAGCTGACCTCTGAAAATCCCCATGACAAATTAACACCATCTTTGAGCAGCTTAATTATTACAGGACATGTGAAGGATGGCATTGACCTTGCAAAAAAGCATAAGTTGCCGGTAGAGGTAAGGGATTTTATAGAACAGCATCATGGAGATACATTGGTAGCCTACTTTTATCACAAAGCCAAAACTGGAGAAAACGGTGAAAGTATTGATGAACAAAGCTTTAGATATGGTGGTCCTAAGCCTCAGACAAAGGAAATTGCTATTGTGATGTTGGCAGATTCTGTTGAAGCTGCTGTAAGGAGTATGTCCAGTCCATCAAAGGACAAAATAGAAAATCTTATCCATAAAATTATACAGGATAAATTAGAGGATGGACAATTAGAAGAAAGCAACTTAACCTTAAAGGAACTAGATATTATTAAAAAGACTTTTGTGAAGGTGATATTGGGTATTTTTCATGAACGGATTGAATATCCTGATACAGATATAAAAGAATTGAAGGGAAGAAAAACTTATGGAGCTGGAAATTGA
- a CDS encoding PhoH family protein produces the protein MIIQDMHFIKELFGNFDENIKLIKKHMHTDIISREGELVLIGEEKNLQLTEKLIAELKNVVKKGESLTTQNITYIINMVLEGNQDKIKDLIGDALLITAKGKPIKPKTLGQKQYLEEIQHKDLSFGVGPAGTGKTYLAVAMAVKAFRNEEVNKIILTRPAVEAGESLGFLPGDLKDKVDPYLRPLYDSLFDILGGEKFQKYMERGLIEVAPLAYMRGRTLDNSFIILDEAQNTTKEQMKMFLTRLGFGSKAVVTGDITQIDLPRGKFSGLKHAITILKDIKEVGFCYLTDKDVVRHPLVQKIIQAYDKADQMKAES, from the coding sequence ATGATTATACAGGATATGCACTTTATTAAGGAGCTTTTTGGGAATTTTGATGAAAATATAAAATTAATAAAAAAGCACATGCACACAGATATTATATCAAGAGAAGGGGAGCTTGTGCTCATTGGAGAAGAGAAAAACCTTCAGCTGACAGAAAAGTTAATTGCAGAGTTAAAGAATGTTGTAAAAAAAGGTGAGAGTCTAACAACACAGAATATAACTTATATCATCAATATGGTACTAGAAGGAAATCAAGATAAAATCAAGGATCTTATAGGAGATGCACTTTTAATCACTGCAAAAGGGAAACCTATAAAGCCTAAAACCTTAGGGCAAAAACAATATTTAGAAGAAATTCAGCACAAAGACCTAAGCTTTGGCGTGGGACCAGCTGGAACTGGAAAAACCTACTTGGCAGTGGCTATGGCAGTAAAAGCTTTTAGAAATGAAGAAGTCAATAAAATTATTCTAACAAGACCAGCGGTTGAAGCAGGAGAAAGCTTAGGTTTTTTACCCGGCGATTTAAAGGACAAAGTAGATCCTTATCTTAGACCCTTATATGATAGCTTGTTTGATATATTAGGGGGAGAAAAGTTTCAAAAGTATATGGAGAGAGGTTTGATAGAAGTAGCTCCTTTAGCGTATATGAGGGGAAGGACTTTAGATAATTCTTTTATTATATTAGATGAAGCACAAAATACTACCAAAGAACAAATGAAGATGTTTTTAACACGACTAGGCTTTGGCTCAAAAGCAGTAGTAACTGGTGATATTACACAAATTGATCTTCCAAGAGGTAAGTTTTCTGGATTAAAACATGCTATCACAATATTGAAGGATATAAAAGAAGTGGGTTTTTGTTATCTAACAGATAAAGACGTTGTTCGGCATCCCCTAGTACAGAAAATCATTCAAGCCTATGATAAAGCTGATCAAATGAAGGCAGAGTCATAG